The following proteins come from a genomic window of Mustela lutreola isolate mMusLut2 chromosome 6, mMusLut2.pri, whole genome shotgun sequence:
- the LOC131833701 gene encoding heterogeneous nuclear ribonucleoprotein A3-like codes for MEGHDPKEPEQLRKLFIGGLSFETTDDSLREHFEKWGTLTDCVVMRHPQTKRSRGFGFVTYSCVEEVDAAMCARPHKVDGHVVEPKRAVSREDSVKPGAHLTVKKIFVGGIKEDTEEYNLRDYFEKYGKIETIEVMEDRQSGKKRGFAFVTFDDHDTVDKIVVQKYHTINGHNCEVKKALCKQEMQSAGSQRGRGDGSGNFMGRGGNFGGGGNFGSGGNFGGRGGYSGGGGGSRGSYGGGDGVYNEFGGDGGNYGGGPGYSSRGGYGGGGPGYGNQGGGYGGGGGGYDGYNEGGNFGGNYGGGGNYNDFGNYSGQ; via the exons ATGGAG GGCCATGATCCAAAGGAACCAGAGCAGTTGAGAAAACTGTTTATTGGTGGTTTGAGCTTTGAAACTACAGATGATAGTTTaagagaacattttgaaaaatggggTACACTTACAGATTGTGTGGTGATGAGACACCCCCAAACAAAACGTTCCAGGGGTTTTGGTTTTGTGACTTACTCTTGTGTTGAAGAGGTGGATGCAGCAATGTGTGCCCGACCACACAAGGTTGATGGGCATGTAGTGGAACCAAAGAGAGCTGTTTCTAGAGAGGATTCTGTAAAGCCTGGTGCCCATCTAACGGTGAAGAAAATTTTTGTTGGTGGTATTAAAGAAGATACAGAAGAGTATAATTTGAGAGACTACTTTGAAAAGTATGGCAAGATTGAAACCATAGAAGTTATGGAAGACAGGcagagtggaaaaaagagaggattTGCTTTTGTAACTTTTGATGATCATGATACAGTTGATAAAATTGTTGTTCAGAAATACCACACTATTAATGGGCATAATTGTGAAGTGAAAAAGGCCCTTTGTAAACAAGAAATGCAGTCTGCTGGATCACAAAGAGGTCGTGGAGATGGATCTGGCAACTTCATGGGTCGTGGAGGGAACTTTGGAGGTGGTGGTAACTTTGGCAGTGGTGGAAACTTTGGTGGAAGAGGAGGctacagtggtggtggtggtggcagcagaGGTAGTTATGGAGGAGGTGATGGTGTATATAATGAATTTGGAGGTGATGGTGGCAACTATGGTGGTGGTCCTGGTTATAGTAGTAGAGGAGGCTATGGTGGTGGTGGACCAGGATATGGAAACCAAGGAGGTGGAtatggaggtggtggtggaggatATGATGGTTACAATGAAGGAGGAAATTTTGGAGGTAACTATGGTGGTGGTGGGAACTATAATGATTTTGGAAATTACAGTGGACAATAG